ttttggttaattcggttataACCAAATAATGAACATCCCTAGCCGATAAAGAGGCTacctatttaatatatattatggAAATATGACTAtgtgacatatatatatatatatatatatatatatatatatatatatatgtatatgtctTGTAAACTCTACTTTTGAAATACAATTCGTTATCACAATTACCTGTTGGTGAGTTGTAGACTCCTTTGAGGAAGTGGAAGGCGGAGCCGCCAATGGCGCCCATGGCGAACGCGCCGCCGATGTCGTCTAAGATCCGGTCCGGGCATGGTTCGCGTGAGGTATCCTGTGTGGTCATCTTGATTTGGGGTGAGGGTTTATGTCTTGAGTGgggttataaataataataataatagtggttataaataagaataataataacaataataaatctGGGGGTTACTTGCGTGAGGGGCAATGTTTCTTGAGGAAACCGCTGGTAACTAAGTATTTTACATAAAAGACACCGACTTTTTTAAATTTAGAAAAAGTCACACGACTTTGTATTATcttatttttaaataagttaGTTGGGTTCGATTTCACCTAAGGTGTTGAATTACTTATTTGTGTGATAAACACGATAATAATGGTACAGAGtaagaagtcgtacaaagggTATCAAACAGATTGCGATTGACCTCATTCAAGCGGCATTGGAGCCGTCTTATCAAACTCTATGATGTGAGAttttaagttttcatttttagcttTATAGGTTGTAGATTTTAGAGGTTTTGTTTATTATCATTGTGTTTGTTCTATATTTGAGCCATTGTGTCTTTTTTTGCgactcattgtgtcttttttcctCAACATTATGTTATATTTTTCGGCATTATGTTATATTTTACTCGACATTGTGTCATCTTGTGTAATCCATTGTGtctttgtacacttcttatttttaagaGTCTTTGTAGGATAACTTATGATACGGAAATATATGAAACAAAAATGGGCCAAGGTTCTGTATACACCGTCTTTAGAGGTGAAAGAAAAACAAGTTGGAAGCCTAACCCGGTTTTGATCCCAAACCGACCCGATTTCATACCCGGTTTAGACTCGACCTTACCTGTAAAGTTGAAATCTGGTTGTAACCCTATACTTTGAACCCTGTCGAACCTGACCCGAGCAAGTTAAACCGCACTTTCCACCCGGCTAAACCCGGTCCTTTTTAAGTTAAATCGCACTTTCCACCCGACTAAACCCGATCCTTTTTCAAAGTAGGTCCCAGCCCGACTGAGTTTGGCAAGGACCCggttttgacttttgttgaccCAACTGGGCCCCATTTGTGCACATATGCCCGTCTCATCATCTAATAAACAAGTTGTGTTTGATTTCGGCCGAAGATAAATGAACTGAGACATCAGTTcgtttgaaaaataaaatatatattgttAGTTTAACTCGTTAACCTGTTAACCATCCTATCACGTATCACCCTCAAAAATTAAAATAGTTTAGTTggtttattgttgttattatgtAAATGAAATTTTACAAAGTGCCATCTTGTCTCCTCCTAAGAGCGTATCTTTTCTGGCCCAGTATGATGGGCTCTAGCCCATACAAGTCTAATTGATTGAGGTTTGGCCCAATGCTTCCAGTAGGCTGTTTCTTTCCACGCCTTATATTAGCTTCTCATCCAATTCGTTCTTAGTTGGGCCTATTTCTTTCTCTGAACTAGGCTGCCAGTTGGGCCAACATAAGTGTTATAGGTATAACTTATAAGCTGGGCCAGAATGAGTGTTCATAACACAATACTTAAGAAAAACCAATAAAAGAATAAAGTCGTGATATGCCTAAAAGGATATCGACACGTGTTTCATATAGATTGTAAACCATAAAAACGATATAGATACAGGTGTTGACGTTGTTCGGTCAAGGTGTGGTTCGTCACGGTACCCATACGCCACCGAAACTCGCTATAGCTTACGATGCcaaaaaaataacttttttttattacaaCTTCGTTTTAAACGAAATTTATACTTAAACGTCGAGGAATAAGATTAAACACAGTTTTGTGTTTAGCTTTTTCTTTTTAAGTGAAAGAACGCAAgttattaaaagaaaaattaaattggttaaagatatatattattagggttgaaattgaaaaaataTCCAAGTTTGTATTTATCCAATTTTCTTTGGAATACATATTATACTTTTTTGGATGCATCAGCGTTTGTACTTTGTGTAAACTACACCACTTAGCGGGTTGCGTATGTAAAGCAAGCGCTAAAATCATTATCATACTCGATAAATCCCACCgttagcaaagctaaggtagggtctggggagggtaagatatagacaaccttacctcttcCCGTAGGAATAAagaggttgcttccagtgagaccctaACTCGATTGAACTTTTGCTAAGACCACATGTAATGGTGTTGCTGTAGAGGTGGTGGCGAGAAACAATTGTCGTGGGTGTTGCTGACTCATTTGGATTCATTTTAAATTAGTATATTTTAATGATGCTTCGTTTTGACCTATTGTACAAGTGAGTACACTAAAATTGATTTTtaagttaaatgtcattttagtctctgtggtttgttattttgtcagtttaatccgaaggtttgaaacgttgccattttagtccaaatagtttcaaacgtCGCCAactagtccacttggttaacttcatctattttttctgttaacgagatatgcaattcggtcattttatatggcccaGTTggccttctagttaacagaattacatataaaatgaccgaattgcccttctcgttaacagaaaaagtagatgaagttaacccagtggactacaATCGCAACGTTTGAAACTATTTAAACTAAAATATTAACTTTTCAAACCTTTGGCCTAAATTGGTAAAATGACTCAAACCACAGCGACTAAAATTGCATTTAACTCTTGATTTTTTTACTAACTTGAAAAAAAATCCAACCTGTGTTCCATTATATTATATCCATATCAACCCATTTTCTTAAAGAAATGTTCATGAATGTCATTCTAGTTGCAAATACCTCCTTACGTTTGTGCGTTCCAAGTGCATTAGGTAGATACATTTTGGACGGTCCCCTCATAGTTAACGAGCACATAACTTGGATTAAAAAGAGGAAGTCCAAAGCGTTTATTCTCAAAATCGACTTCGAGAAGGCATATGACAATGTGAATTGGAAATTCGTGGTTAACATCCTCCTCCAAATGGGTTTCCCCATTAAGTGGTGCAATTGGATTATGGGCATCCTTAAGTCGGCTAGCTCCTCCGTGTTGGTCAATGGGGCTCCGACTTTCACTTTCAAATGTGAAAAAGGCATGAGACAAGGGGACCCGCTTTCTCCATTCCTTTTCTTGGTAGTGATGGAGGCTCTTTCTTGCATGATTAATAGTGCTAAGGAGGTGGAGGTCATTAGAGGTATCGTTGTCTCTGACAATGGGCCGATTATTTCCCATCTCTGGTACGCGGACGATGCCATTATGGTGGGAGAATGGTCTAAAAACGAAGTTGTGAATATTGTTAGA
The sequence above is drawn from the Helianthus annuus cultivar XRQ/B chromosome 12, HanXRQr2.0-SUNRISE, whole genome shotgun sequence genome and encodes:
- the LOC110896223 gene encoding uncharacterized mitochondrial protein AtMg01250-like, with translation MFMNVILVANTSLRLCVPSALGRYILDGPLIVNEHITWIKKRKSKAFILKIDFEKAYDNVNWKFVVNILLQMGFPIKWCNWIMGILKSASSSVLVNGAPTFTFKCEKGMRQGDPLSPFLFLVVMEALSCMINSAKEVEVIRGIVVSDNGPIISHLWYADDAIMVGEWSKNEVVNIVRILRVLHLCSGLKINIDKSNLYGIGVGSGRRR